A section of the Anabaena cylindrica PCC 7122 genome encodes:
- a CDS encoding GIY-YIG nuclease family protein — translation MAAKESDLKNQAQVILDTIAFTPFEQCQPLNRKFDKIPPRPGIYAIRHKTDGLLYIGKTQNLRSRFSGGHKAFLWAWLDKYTDEEVRIAIKPISHWENPGLLLELEAIILRATEPPYNVQIPTEQ, via the coding sequence ATGGCGGCAAAAGAATCTGATCTAAAAAACCAGGCTCAAGTAATTCTAGATACAATCGCTTTCACTCCCTTTGAGCAATGTCAACCCTTGAACCGCAAGTTTGATAAAATTCCTCCTCGTCCTGGAATTTACGCAATTAGACACAAAACCGATGGATTACTTTATATCGGTAAAACCCAAAATCTGCGAAGTCGATTCAGTGGAGGTCACAAAGCTTTTTTGTGGGCATGGCTCGATAAATATACAGATGAAGAGGTGCGTATTGCAATAAAACCAATTTCTCATTGGGAAAATCCTGGGCTATTATTGGAGTTAGAAGCTATTATTCTGAGAGCGACAGAACCTCCTTACAACGTTCAGATACCAACCGAGCAGTAA
- a CDS encoding Uma2 family endonuclease: MYQTDPPLSPKETLPTMYDLPSEDPEEKGLPDQFHLLQPQLLSETFTPANYKTEEIFTASDMNLYYDSRHTLWYKRPDWFAVLGVPYLYGDQQDLRLSYVVWQEGVNPYIVVELLSPGTEKEDLGQTLRDVEKPPGKWEIYEQILRVPYYAIFDRYQSEFRMFRLNGDRYTEATLSNSRFWIPSIELGLGVWQGSYKNVNMPWLRWYDKDGNWVLTPTEQERQRAEQERQRADQEGQRADQERQRADQERQKTERLIAQLRSLGLEPDLD; this comes from the coding sequence ATGTATCAAACAGATCCGCCACTTTCCCCGAAAGAAACATTACCCACAATGTATGATCTACCCAGTGAAGATCCAGAGGAGAAAGGTTTGCCAGATCAATTTCATTTATTGCAACCACAATTATTATCAGAAACATTTACTCCTGCTAATTATAAGACTGAGGAAATATTTACAGCCAGTGACATGAATCTATATTATGATTCTCGTCATACATTGTGGTATAAACGTCCTGATTGGTTTGCGGTTTTGGGTGTACCTTATTTGTATGGTGATCAGCAAGATTTAAGATTAAGTTATGTAGTTTGGCAAGAAGGAGTTAATCCTTATATTGTGGTAGAATTATTATCACCAGGAACAGAAAAAGAAGATTTAGGTCAAACATTGCGAGATGTGGAAAAACCACCTGGTAAATGGGAAATTTATGAGCAGATTTTAAGAGTACCTTATTACGCAATTTTTGATCGTTATCAATCTGAATTTAGAATGTTTCGATTAAATGGCGATCGCTATACTGAAGCAACTTTATCAAATTCCAGGTTCTGGATACCCAGTATAGAATTAGGTTTAGGAGTTTGGCAAGGTAGTTATAAAAATGTAAATATGCCTTGGTTACGTTGGTATGATAAAGATGGGAATTGGGTGTTAACTCCCACAGAACAGGAAAGGCAACGTGCAGAACAGGAGAGACAACGCGCAGATCAAGAAGGACAACGTGCAGATCAAGAAAGACAACGTGCAGATCAAGAAAGACAAAAAACAGAAAGATTAATTGCACAATTGCGATCGCTTGGTCTTGAACCTGATTTAGATTAG
- a CDS encoding SDR family NAD(P)-dependent oxidoreductase: MSTALITGASGGIGKAFAEELAARKTNLVLVARSVEKLTQIATQLQQKHQIQVEVIAKDLTEPNATNDVFDAIKTKGLTIDLLVNNAGFGDYGDFAEREGERQLNMIQLNIIALVDLTHKFLPLMRQRRSGSIINVSSIAGFQPMPYLSVYAATKAFVLSFSEALWAENRDYGVHVLVVCPGPTETDFFTEARFPSTLAGSNNKIATPEEVVRDALKALEKGDSTVVSGGLANQLIVNMHRFLPRESLVSAIARQFKNNS, translated from the coding sequence ATGTCAACAGCTTTAATTACTGGTGCATCTGGCGGAATTGGCAAAGCTTTTGCAGAAGAATTAGCCGCACGCAAAACCAATCTTGTTCTCGTTGCCCGTTCCGTAGAAAAACTGACCCAAATAGCTACACAATTGCAACAGAAACACCAAATACAGGTAGAAGTTATAGCTAAAGACCTGACAGAACCTAATGCCACTAATGATGTATTTGATGCCATAAAAACTAAGGGATTAACAATTGATTTGTTAGTTAATAATGCTGGTTTTGGCGATTATGGCGATTTTGCCGAACGGGAAGGAGAACGGCAATTAAATATGATTCAATTGAATATTATAGCATTAGTAGATTTAACCCACAAATTTCTACCTTTAATGCGGCAAAGGCGTTCTGGTAGCATAATTAATGTTTCCTCAATTGCCGGATTTCAACCAATGCCTTATCTTTCTGTTTATGCGGCAACTAAGGCTTTTGTTCTCAGTTTTAGTGAAGCATTGTGGGCAGAAAATCGTGATTATGGTGTCCATGTCTTGGTAGTTTGTCCAGGGCCAACAGAAACAGACTTTTTCACAGAAGCTCGTTTTCCTTCAACGTTGGCAGGTTCAAACAATAAAATAGCCACTCCTGAAGAAGTTGTGCGTGATGCTTTAAAAGCTTTAGAAAAAGGCGATTCGACAGTGGTTAGCGGTGGTTTGGCAAATCAATTAATTGTCAATATGCACAGATTTTTACCAAGGGAATCATTGGTAAGTGCGATCGCAAGACAGTTTAAGAATAATTCGTAA
- a CDS encoding photosystem II S4 domain protein, with protein sequence MLPREELLKSVENRDSIARVIDQAEQAIKTWEVVYTDFLSPPELAEIQRVFSRLTEVHLVAWGGYPQAERQRIAIARSELPLDQSQVAIAALEIAGNFLFDTANHRDFLGAMLGTGIVREKTGDIIVLGERGAQVIVVPELTEFLEMSLQQVRSVPVKTQRIDINELKIREPKKKELTTVEASLRLDAIASAGFGMSRSKMVDLIDSNDVRVNWKEVTQASFQLKSGDLIAIRGKGRLEVGEIAVTKKDRYRMQLTRYM encoded by the coding sequence ATGTTACCTAGAGAAGAACTTTTAAAAAGTGTTGAAAACCGGGATAGTATAGCTCGTGTGATTGACCAGGCAGAGCAAGCTATTAAGACCTGGGAAGTAGTTTATACAGATTTTTTGTCTCCGCCAGAGTTGGCAGAAATTCAACGGGTATTCAGCCGATTAACAGAGGTGCATTTAGTGGCGTGGGGTGGATATCCCCAAGCTGAACGTCAAAGAATTGCGATCGCCCGTTCTGAGTTACCGTTAGATCAATCTCAAGTTGCGATCGCAGCTTTAGAAATTGCGGGTAATTTCCTATTTGATACCGCCAATCACCGAGACTTTCTCGGTGCGATGTTGGGGACAGGAATTGTCCGCGAAAAAACGGGAGATATCATCGTTTTGGGAGAAAGAGGGGCGCAGGTCATAGTCGTCCCCGAATTGACAGAATTTTTGGAGATGAGTCTCCAGCAGGTGCGTTCAGTCCCTGTGAAAACCCAGCGGATTGATATCAACGAGTTAAAAATCCGCGAACCAAAGAAAAAAGAATTAACCACCGTGGAGGCTTCTTTGCGTTTGGATGCGATCGCATCTGCCGGTTTTGGAATGTCCCGCAGCAAAATGGTGGATTTAATTGACTCTAATGATGTTCGTGTCAATTGGAAAGAAGTCACCCAAGCCAGTTTTCAACTCAAATCAGGCGATTTAATTGCCATTCGCGGTAAAGGACGTTTAGAAGTTGGCGAAATCGCCGTTACCAAAAAAGACCGTTACCGTATGCAATTGACTAGGTATATGTAG
- a CDS encoding TolC family protein: MKGQQLFYSFLPGVTAAVLTTQSAWAGTTVKVGEVKLVSSPSVLTANDVKTSIADNINRQLPNTTVDSSPVLVPAHDFSNLGGKPSVNHSVPEMAVVNNAKVPVEKISKTVLPVPATGGKVAQLPAKNKCLQAGQKSQAALLLVLNACSQKKATIERVAQVTVPTESGTPNTSEPPVQNTETVTPVPTGSVETPEQLNPSSNPLLFPTEPEAVRLQANQPISLSQALELAKRNNNELQVSILQLERSKGSVREQQAALLPTVGLSGSVANSRSASNTLAATQQQKLNPNAPDASSDTSFSGQAQLRYDLYTSGRRNAAIREAEEQVRIQELDVERQVEDIRLNVAREYYDLQQADEQVRISQSAVQNAEASLRDANALERAGVGTRFDVLRSQVNLANAQQDLTNAVSQQQIARRRLATRLNISQSVNISAADPVQLAGLWNETLEKSIVLAYQNRPELQQQLAQRQISEQQRRQALATLGPQISLVASYDLLDVFNDSTSVSDGYSVGVQATLNLYDGGAAKARASQAKSNIAIAETQFSEQRNQIRFQVEQAYSTQRSNLENVQTANVALEQAKEALRLARLRFQAGVGTQTDVINSENDLTRSEGNRIRAILDYNRALTELQRFVTSRAFNQ, translated from the coding sequence GTGAAAGGACAGCAATTATTTTATAGTTTCTTACCTGGTGTAACAGCAGCGGTATTAACAACTCAGTCGGCTTGGGCTGGTACCACCGTAAAAGTAGGTGAGGTAAAGCTAGTGTCTTCTCCTAGTGTGTTGACTGCAAATGATGTGAAAACTTCGATCGCAGACAACATCAATAGGCAACTGCCTAATACTACGGTTGACAGTTCTCCAGTTTTAGTACCTGCCCATGATTTCAGTAACCTGGGTGGCAAACCTTCGGTTAACCATAGTGTTCCAGAAATGGCTGTTGTTAACAATGCCAAAGTACCAGTAGAAAAAATATCAAAAACAGTTTTACCGGTTCCAGCTACTGGTGGCAAGGTAGCACAACTACCAGCAAAAAATAAATGTTTACAGGCAGGGCAGAAAAGCCAAGCAGCTTTGCTCCTAGTCTTAAATGCCTGTTCACAAAAAAAGGCCACTATTGAGCGGGTAGCCCAGGTGACTGTCCCTACTGAATCAGGAACGCCTAATACTTCCGAGCCACCAGTTCAAAATACAGAAACTGTCACACCTGTACCAACAGGTTCTGTAGAGACTCCTGAACAACTCAATCCTAGTTCTAATCCTCTGTTATTTCCGACTGAACCAGAGGCAGTGAGGCTCCAGGCAAATCAGCCAATTAGTTTGTCACAGGCTCTAGAACTGGCAAAGCGCAATAATAATGAGTTGCAGGTGTCAATATTGCAACTGGAACGCAGCAAAGGCTCTGTCAGGGAGCAACAAGCCGCTTTGTTGCCAACCGTGGGATTGAGTGGCAGTGTTGCTAATAGTCGCAGTGCTTCCAATACACTAGCAGCTACTCAACAACAAAAGTTGAATCCAAATGCCCCTGATGCCAGTTCTGATACTAGTTTCAGTGGTCAAGCACAACTGAGGTATGATCTTTATACCTCTGGCAGACGGAATGCGGCGATTAGAGAGGCTGAGGAACAGGTACGCATTCAGGAATTGGATGTGGAAAGGCAAGTTGAGGACATTCGCTTGAATGTGGCTAGAGAATACTATGATTTGCAACAAGCAGATGAACAAGTACGTATTTCTCAGTCGGCTGTGCAGAATGCTGAGGCTAGTTTGCGAGATGCGAATGCTCTAGAGCGGGCTGGTGTGGGAACTCGGTTTGATGTGTTGCGATCGCAGGTAAACTTAGCTAATGCCCAACAAGACCTGACAAATGCTGTTTCCCAGCAACAAATTGCCCGTCGTCGATTAGCAACGCGTTTAAATATTTCCCAGTCAGTAAATATCAGCGCGGCTGATCCTGTGCAATTGGCTGGTTTGTGGAACGAAACTCTGGAAAAGAGTATTGTTCTGGCTTATCAAAATCGCCCTGAACTACAACAGCAGTTGGCACAGCGTCAAATTAGCGAGCAACAAAGAAGACAAGCTTTGGCTACTTTGGGACCGCAGATTAGTTTAGTTGCCAGCTATGACCTGCTAGATGTGTTCAATGATAGTACCAGCGTTAGCGATGGTTATTCAGTGGGCGTGCAAGCCACCCTAAATTTATACGATGGGGGAGCAGCAAAAGCTAGAGCGTCTCAGGCAAAATCTAACATAGCGATCGCAGAAACTCAATTTTCTGAACAACGCAATCAAATTCGCTTTCAAGTAGAACAAGCCTATTCTACCCAGCGATCTAATCTAGAGAATGTGCAGACTGCTAATGTGGCTCTAGAACAAGCTAAAGAGGCTCTAAGATTAGCCCGTTTGCGATTCCAAGCAGGTGTAGGTACTCAAACTGATGTCATTAACTCAGAAAATGACCTCACCAGATCCGAAGGTAATCGTATTCGAGCAATTTTGGATTACAACCGCGCTCTGACTGAGCTACAACGCTTTGTTACCTCCAGAGCTTTTAATCAGTAA